One Vicia villosa cultivar HV-30 ecotype Madison, WI linkage group LG5, Vvil1.0, whole genome shotgun sequence genomic window, CATTTAATGTACTCTTTGCCTCCATTGCCATAAGAGCTTTCAATGTTCCCGTATTCATTCTCAATCTGATAAAATTCAATCACACACCTTGTTAAACACTACATTCTACAAAGGGAAGCATCAAGTTTAACACTTGCACGTGCTAATTCCATGACAGcagaataaagaataataaaaaactaCCCAACGTAAATTGGGTTTATATTCAGAATACAGTATCAAGTATATAACAAGAATCGATAATTAAAACCTAGCATACAATATCTATTAATATATCAATTATGGAGGAACCTTCGCTAACGATTCAGAAAGTCACACATATATACATATCACCTACTTAGGTGGCCATCAGAAACAGAGTAGCAAATTAGAAGAAAAGTCCAGAGAGTGTGATTTATCCACAATCAGGTAAAAGGTCACTCCAACCAGAAGTAAGGCTTATCTGAGTAGAGAAGCACAGGTGCAATAAGGTAAACAAGAGTCTATAgacagttttcatttttagtgcCTATACTAGATACCCCAATAAGACTATGAATATCATTCaagttatgaaaaaaataaaataaaataatcagcGTAAAACCCAAACTCCATACTCTCTTTTAACCTGCAACAAAATTATAGGTCCTCCTTGCCAAGAAAACAACTTTTCCTCTCTCATAAGATCCACCACCTTTGAAACAAACCGCTTCATCTCCACCTAGATTTTGAAAACAACAAAGTTGATCAAAACCATGTTATGGCAATTCTTTCCAAGTCCAATAAAAAGAAGAACATCCTCTGAAAATATTGAGTACAAAGGACAATTTACACACAGCTGTTCAATGTCCTGTGTGATGTTATCAATTGATGAGttcaaaccaaaaaaaagaaCTTGCGTAGTCAATCATAATCTAAAACTTGGACGGAATAACAAGAATGTTCATTGACCACAGACACAAAAggagaaacaaataaaaagctatatgtcaaaataaataaataaataaataaataaaagaaaccaGTACCAACCAAGCAAGCATTCTACCTTGAAAGGTTCATTATTTGTTCGAAATTCAATACCAGGGATATCACGCAACCACACCGGGAAACCACTGCAAACATAGCTCCCAAGTCAATAAATaacttttgaaaatttttaatatattttgtagAAAATTAAGCATTTCTACAGAGAAATAAGCAAACTACGGATAAGATAACCTTAAGAGTTGAAAAAATTAAACAACTAAAACATAAGCAAAACAAAAGGAACAGATGAAAACAGGAGTACATCGGGATGCCAAATCTTAAAATCATAGGCATATTTTCTAAATAAAGAAATAAGATAGATCTAAAACTACAACTATTGATCACATGAAATAGCTTCTAGTTTATGGTTCCATCAAAGTACCATTTACATTAACAGTTTTGTACAATGTTTgtgcatattttttttaatacaaagcAGGAATTACTTTGAtttcagttttatttttaaaaaaagaacttTCAGAATACAGCTACTTTAATCCTTTGTTTATGAATAAACTTAAAACTGATTCTCATAACTAAAAGAAATTATGGCAGACCATTAGAAAGTTGCAGTTGAAATCACAACTCTTAAAGTTAAACAAGGTGAGATGATTACACAAGTTAATGTACAACTTGCACAATTCGTTGTGCTCATGTATTGATATATATAGTTCCTAAAACTTGACCTAAatccattttattttgttttccatAAAGTTGGAATTATTTCTGTGTACTTTAACACTTCTTTTCATCAATAATTTATAGTCTATGACTAAAAAGTTGACTCCCTTTCAATTTGACATTCATAAATGAACAAAACAAAGAAATTggaaatgtcaatttttttttttatgaatggaAATGTAAAATTTAGGCAGTAAGAAATTATAAGATAATTATGAGTAAAGGAAGAGACCCGAAGTTCCACTCAGCACATGCATAAGGGCCTATACGGAGAAAGAAATAGAGTCCATTGGATGCAACTAGCTTTGCAaacttcacaagatcatatctccCTTCAAAATTATACTGCACATTCAagcatataaaaataataataataataataaataaatatcaaacatTCAGTCGAAGCAAGAAGATAAGGCTATCCGCCAAgatatgaaaataaatttttaccTGTCCTCTAACAGGCTCATGTCCATTCCAAAAAACATAAGTTTCAATTACATCTGCTCCACCTTCCTTGGTCTTTGCAATCAAATCAGGCCACATCTAATATTACATAAAACACATAAAATCAAATTCCAGAAACTAAACATCACAAACTTGATAATATTCATAACATAAACACAATAAATTGCCAGCTAAAGACACGTAGTGGTTTTTATACTGTATTTCCATCACTTAGGTTTTAAAGGCTCTTATATTAAATCACAAACCAACTGCAATTGTAACAAATCCACGGTAGACAGAATGAGCACTTATAAGCACTCAATTAAGCACTTAtaacaaacctaaaatgtatAGACTAGGTCAAACAAATCATCCCTAACAATTACTATTTCATTGATAGGTCAAATTAGAATAAACAACTCAATTAAGCACTTATAGGATAAATACTTATCATATAAGTGCTTCTCTATAAGCTATTTCTACAATTCAAAACAGCTTATAGGCAAGTCATGAGTTTTAAATGGAGACCTCGGGAGTGGAGCGGGGATAGTGAATGCCGGCGGAGATAAGAAAGCGACGGTGACCGTCGAGGATGAGAGCCCGATGATCGTAACTAACATTGAACGGTTTGAACCACTCCGATGCTACAAGCGTAATCGACGATACGAAAACACAAACACAAAGCCATGCGAAtactcttcctcttcctcctccTAACGATAACATCTTTGATATGAATTCAATTTTGGAAGTTGCAATTAACAGTGATTTAGTTCTACTTGTACTGAATTGCTTCAATTTGCATTTTCAACCAACCGCTTAATTTTTAAGTTTACAATCAAATTAACCAAAACTTCACTCTACCGtttcttcttgtttttttttttttttctcttattttgttCTTACTATTCAAGACAAAACGATAAACAAgaactcttattttatttttggtacacactttatttattattctttcctatgttatttttttaacttaCACCAAATGGTACTAATATCTAATGAGTGGTGTGTGTATATGCCAAATCATGaagataatttaaattattaaatatatttttgtctcCTATTTTAGTTTTGACCACTTTTAAAATTCAGGGACTCTACCATTTAACTATTTCGATCATTTTCTTGCAATTAAATTTTTTAGATGTCCAAGTGATGAAGTATTGATGAATATGATAAAATAagatatttataacttattagttaaatatttgttttcctttatttttatctCGATTCAGTTATATCTCTTAACTTTTTAAATTGAAATCATTTTAATCATGTCAATTATATTAATTTAGGTAGACATATCAACAAAACCCATATTCGCAGGTACACCCATTAAAATTTGTCTCGAAGTCGACGGAAAAAatccattttaattaaatttgagcTTGAATTTCGGTTTTCCCTGATAACAAGAGATGGTAACAAGTCGAGTAATAGGGACACTCGAACCCACCTCATTTAATTCATTATGtatactattatttatttttgaaaatttacaatattaataataaatattaaatatgtggttaatgttttaataatttattttttatttattatttaaaatatttcaattatgaatttttttaaaattttttattttattatttataatgtaatttgattttaaaaaaaataaatatttttattaaaaaatttaattttattaaatagatGGTGTCAGAGCGAGGATACCCGAACCCATTTGAAAcggatttgaattttaatttttcattcccGTTTGAGTTTGAGGTGGAGAACGAAATTTTTAAGAGATTCGGATTTGAATTTTGGGAGGTAAAAACTGTCTAATCTAAGtgaactaaaaaaaattcaattaagtCCTTCAAATAGAAGTCACGTTAATTTTTTCGGTCACTTCTATTAGTGAAAGTATgtagtttaaatcaattttttaatcaattttttttactagATTTGGACACTAAATTTCTTTTTCTAAATTTTGATTATTGTTAGTTCGAATTGATTACCGTATATTTTTTCCATCACAAATGGTATGACTCTTGCCATAACCATTTGGAACATACATCATAATAGTACATTTATCCCTCAATTTAACATCATTAATCATTGATTCCACAAATTTCTTATTAGAACAAATTCAATTTATCTTCCAAAATAAGCAGAACCCTAATAGATGTGGAGTTAGAACTATGGAAGAAGACTCGTTGTACCCTTTCTACCATAGAATTTAATACGAAGACCTACTGTGTTAAATTTTCATGGATTTAGTTTCTGTAAGTTTATGTGTTTAGTGAAAAACACTAATTCAAGTGTTGTAAAATGTGGAGCTGTTACCGATTACAGCGgtgagaaaaagacaaaatagctAAAAATAAGTAACTTTGTCAAGGGTGTAACTGATTACATATTCGTTGTAACCGATTACATATtccttgtaaccggttaccattGTTATGTCTTTTAAGTTTGCAAACAGTTGTAACCAGTTACATATTTTGCATCACCGATTACAAGCAGACAAATGTCAGTTTTTGCTTTGATACTTGTATCTCAATCTATTATAACTTTTGTATAAAAACCTAAGGGGTATCACAATCATTGTTAATACAAATGTGAATGAGAAATCTCACCTTCAATTATACTCTCTCTAAttttctctctctccctctccacatttaattactccATTTTTACCAACCTTATAATTCTAAGTTCTAACATTTGCTATCAAGAGTCTGGTTCAATCCACCAAACACCTAGTGTGCAACATGAATTTTGTCTCCATTGAAAGAATCTCTGCAAACCTACACATCCTTGATACGAAGAATTACGACAAATGGTGCAAGCAAATAAAAGTGTTATTTTTATTAAGGtgttcttgaagtgatcaagaaCAGTGTGAATTCTCTTGTCGAAAGTGCAACAGATACACAACGAGCTACACataaggaagaaaagaagaaagattttGAGGCACTCTTTTTAATCCTTCAATGTGTTGATACGAATAATTTCGAAAAATTCGATGATTGTGAATCTTCGAAGCAAGTGTGAGAAATCCTTGAGAAAGCATACGCAGGGGCTGGCAAGGCGAAGGTTGTGAGGTTACAAACACACAAACTTCAACTTGAGTTAATTCAAATGGAGGAGAAGAGACATTCAACGATTTCGTGATGAGAATTACTCGGTTGGTGAATCAAGTAAAAGCATCGGGAGAAACTATTACAGAGCAGTATGTTGTCGCGAAGATCTTGCGTTCTTTGACGTCATGACTTGATAACATAGTCGTTACAATTGAGGAATAAAAGGATCTTAGGACGATGAGCAAAAAGGAGCTACAAAGCTCTCTTGAGTCTCGTGAGCAAAGAATGGAGGAGAGAAATAGTGATAAGGTAAAGGTGGACATCGCTTTGGAAGCCCGTTTCAGTGAGAAAGACAAAGTCGAAACGTTTTCACCAGTATCAAAGATTTCAACAGTTCGAGTTTTACTTGCTTTTGCTGCAATTCATAAATGACATTTACATCAATTAGATGTAAACAATGTCTTTCTTCACAAAGATTTCCATGAAGTCGTGTATATAAGACACCACAAGGCTTCTCACCTCCTAAACCAGGTCAGGTGTGCACACTCCTCAAGTGCCTTTATAGCTTGAAACAAGCAGACAACCAATGGTTTGAAAAATTAACTACGTTTCTTCATACAAAAGGTTTTTTCCATGTTCATGCTGATCATACACTTTTCATTAAGTCCACATCCACTTCGTTCACACCTCTTCTTGTTTAAGTCGATAACATAATCCTTGCAGGTACATCTTTACTCGTGTATGAAGATTTAAAACAAGCATTCGATAACACCTTTCATATCAAAGATCTTGGACAGTTGAAATTTTTTCTTGGACTCGAAGTAGCACGTTCTTCCAAAGGCATTACTTTGTGTCAAAGAAAAAATATTGCCTGGACAGTTAAAGTTTAAGGCATAGTCATGACATGCatgtgatgcatgtatttatcTGTTATTTTGTTTGTTAGAGAGTATGTTATCATTGCTGATGTGCCATAACTAACTTGTTAAGCTGCTATTCATATATATAAATAGTTTTGGTGTAACTGTTTTCATTCTCTAATCAATCAATGAGAAAgttccatcttcttcttcattcttctatCATCTTCTTTCTCTCTATGCACGCTTGAGATTGCTTTGACCATCAACAAATCTGAATTTTTCTTCATAAAAAGAACATGACGCATACGCTTCTCCTAGCTATGAGAATTATTATCTCCTTCCGATTGCGTCGTTACACAGATtgttttatggattttttttatgGACGAATGGAATAAGGATGCAATGATGCATCTACATtgaaatttctttcatttttgttgttgttttttagaGCCATCCTTGAACCAAACCTGATTTATGATATCATATGTGCAATAGCATCTAAACACATTGCAAGAAATGAATGTGTGATGAAACTGATCCTCATTAAACTTGAAATGAATCTGTTACAGCTACTTCTAGTAGCATGAGTCATCCAATTTACCATGTCAGCTCATAGTGCGCGTCGAAaagataaaactttaaaaaaaaaactcaaccaATTTGTTAAATATAATAACTTGTTGCGCAAGTTATCTATGCTAGAGATAAATGCTTGAGTTTTGTCACTAATTGCTTTCTCCTATTCATAACAGGCTCAGAAGTTCTGGAAAAAAATATCTATTACTATTAGAGAGAAACTCAACAAAGTTTAATGAATTTATAATTTCCGTGACAATTTGGTCCAATCAAAAAACCAATCAGTTTCTTCCCTTCCATAGCATCATGCTCTTTTGCAATTGTTGTAATACACTAATACACATTCTTGTTTATTGgtgtaaaaaaacattaaaaatcaaAGGGAAAAATACATTTATTCAATCATATATATTTAagaataactaaaaataaaaggATTTGCAACCTCAAAGAGCAACACTGCGAAGCACAACGGTCTCAACGGTAAGTCCTGGACCAAAACCAAACAACACGCCCCACTCAAGCCCTTCACCAGTTGTGTCGAGTCCATTTTCTTTCGACTTCTTCCTCATTTCATCTAAAATGAATAACACACACGCACTTGACATGTTTCCGTACTCACTTAGCACATGTCGAGTGGCTTCCAATTTTTCAGGCTTTAAGCCTAACTTGTCCTCGACTTGGTCAAGAATCGCTGGTCCACCCGGGTGAGCAATCCAAAAGATTGAGTTATAATCAGATATACCTAAAGGTTTAAAGGCTTCAACTAACGCCTTTTCAATATTCTTCGAGATGAGTCCAGGAACATCTTTCAAAAGATGAAATGTTAGTCCGACCTCACGAAGATGACCATCAATAGCTCCTTCGCTATCTGGAAGAATTGTTTGCGCCGTCCACACCAACTCAAACAAAGGTCTCTCAACATCAGGTAACGGATCCGAACCAACAATCACAGCAGCAGCACCATCTCCAAACAAGGCCTGTCCCACAAGACTATCAAGATGTGTTTCATTAGGACCACGAAATGTAACCGCAGTGATCTCCGAGCAAACCACAAGCACGCGAGCACCTTTATTATTTTCAGCCAAATCTTTCGCCAAACGAAGAACCGTACCACCAGCAAAACACCCTTGTTGGTACATCATATAACGCTTCACCGAGGGACGGAGCCCGAGCAGTTTTGTAAGCTGATAATCAGCACCAGGCATATCCACTCCACTAGTAGTGCAAAAGATGAGGTGAGTGATCTTGGACTTCGGTTGACCCCATTCCTTAATAGCCTTTGTTGCTGCTTCTTTTCCCAACTTTGGTACCTCTACAACCACCATGTCTTGTCTTGCATCCAATGATGGTGCCATATAAGCACAAACATTCGGATTTTCCTTCAAAATCTCCTCTGTCAAATACATATATCGCTTCTTAATCATTGATTTTTCACCTGAAATATATattcaagataattaaatattattctaACAGTTATTGATCATTGATATATAAAAAGCAAAAAACTGAAaagaatattatatattaatatcttaCACATGCGTCTGAATTTTTGCTTGAGTTCCGTCTTGTCCTCGCTGTTGGTAACACGAAAGTAGTAATCGGGGTATGTACTCTGATCGACGCAATTGGGAGGATTTGCAGTGCCGATTGCCAACACGGTGGCAGGGCCTTGAGCACGTTGTGCCTTACGGATCTCATCAACACTTACCATCTTTGACAGAAAATGGATCAAAATGCTGAAAAAACAAAGCTTAACTGAGAAAGAAATAAAGGGTTAAAAGATGATATAATGTGTTACAAATTGGTATCAATATATAGATGTTTGAAAGAGGGTAGGTATATGAATAATATTatggtaataataataatgataataaattaGTAATATTGAGTGTTGTGAAGAAAGACACAAGACAATATTTAGTAGAAGGCTGCGCGTTCAAAAAAGAGTGGTGTCTGGTAAGACATTCATGACTGGTTTTTTCCATACCAACCTACAAGAGCCTACACAAAAACGTGTGCTTCTAAGAACCACAACATGATGAGGAAAAAACTATAACTGAATTTTGAGTTTACATTGAATGTGAGTTGAGTTTCACTTACATAAGTACTTTGAAAAAATTAACTTCTAGTTTCTGAAGTGATTTTCATgtgtaaaattaaaattgaactttacagattttttttttgttacgtAAGACTcaatttgcattttttttatttgataatacTCCATTTTTCAGtttgataaagaaaaaaaattgttttgttaaATTGTTATATGAAAAGTTTATAGTTTGAAATTTGAAGTATTGAGATTTTCTAGAAgttaacaaaaacaactcatcGTTCGAAATATACATATCACCTTATTAAAACTCTAAATCAATTAGAAGTTACATATTCAAATTATGGTCAAACAATCTAAAAGAgaagtatatataaaaaatttctacATGATACTTAAGATTGGTTACGAGTCACATGACGTTCATGTAAGAAAAAAGTTAATCTTTAGTTTAATATAACTAAGCAAATGACTTCTTGACATTATCCAAATCAAATTACATTGATCGTCATCGCCGTCATCGTCATATTGTACGTCAGTAGATACCATTTAAGGATCCTGACACAGCTCACATCGAACTGGAAATAACATATTTGGATGAAGAACTTAGGTGACTTCCATATTACATGTAGAATAAAAGAAGTACCACATTTTATTCTAGTGTGTTTGTAAACTGCATTAGACTTAGTATCCACATTAAACTGCTTTACTATCATCATGTTCATGTGGCATAGATAGATATTATCAAGTACTTGTTTTATTGTCATACTTTCTGATTATAAATTGACAGGGTCTCAAGACGGGACAAAGGGACTTACAAGGAATATGTTattgttataataaaaatttcCAATTACTTCTAAAAGATCAACATATCAATTATTATGttaaccaaaaaaatatatatatacaaaatatattgattgttatttaaaaaactaaaaataaaaaaccaaaaaaatttgAATGTATATAACAGAACACAACTATTAAGTAATAACAGGATACAACTAAGTCTATAAAGAACACAACTAATGGCAAAACACCAAAACTGTAACAGTAAACAACAACCTGCTTGAATCCAAATGAAACTCAAGATCAATTTGTAGGAAAATAAAGATAAAAGCAGATCTTCAGTGCCCTGCTGCAGCCGAGCCTAAACCTGTTTTTAACTTAACGACAACAAGTCGCTTAAAAAAATGGTATTGACTGTAACATCTAATTCTTGAGCATGTATTCAAAGAAGAAATCCCATAAGTTATTTGTGAAGTTATTTGCTTATGTAAAGCTAATCAAAGTTTACATGGAATGAAGATTCTATCTCTCTTTACCATTGTGATATAAACCAAATGTACAAAATGAATACATTAAAtcataaaatgaatatcaagtaGCTTAAAAAAATGGTATCGACTGTAACATCTAATTCTTGAGCATGTATTCAAAGAAGAAATCCCATAAGTTATTGAGAAAAGgggtcatgcactgacagtgtaaaatatttttacactgtcaaccaatcaccaccatgtatccaattaaaacattcttttatttaaaaaaaactttaatgacatggcataTTGACGATTCtctattggttgacagtgtaaaactattttacactgtcagtgcactaccttttaactctaagTTATTTGTGAAGTTATTTGCTTATGTAAAGCTAATCAAAGTTTACATGGAATGAAGATTCTATCTCTATTTACCATTGTGATATAAACCAAATGTACAAAATGAATACATTAAAtcataaaatgaatatcaagtaGCTTAAGATTACATATGAGATTCCAAGATTACATGCACAAGCACAAGCAAACTTCACAAGAGTCAAAATTTAAGGAACTAAATGAAGGTGTAAACCCAGATACATCCCTCGATACCTTTTCTCCTGGTCCATGACACTGAAAACAAGCCCGTAACTAACCTATCCAATGATAGCGTGAAACAATAACAGAGAATTGATACAGCACTCTAGATTCTAGAATAGCATCTCCTGTTTCATTGACATTACAATGAGTTGGATTGCTATGCTTATCAAAGAACTGACAGAAAAAATTTCCTTCAGTTTAGGTGCATTGAATTACTGTGAGCTTGAATGGAAGCAGCTAAATAACATGTATTGGACAAAAAATGTGAGACCTTTACACCAACAGTTTCATTGTTCAATACAGAGGAACACAAGGAACATattgcattattattattatatagaaGATTAGTTACACTAATATAAACTGGACAtagtatacaacaatacctattTGAAGAGAGTACAGTAATGAATGCATTGAAGTTGAACAATATGTGCACTTTACGCCACTTCTGGTGGCGGAAATGTTTGTGGATACCTCGGCAAAGAAATACAAAAATGGCAGATACATCATCCATCAACAATGAATTGATCTTCTTGATTATCCCCTTCAACCCTAGTGTCTTCGTGAACAATACCATTTACATGATGCAAATTTTGCATCATTTGTGAAAGATAATGGTTGCTAGCACTAGTATGATCAGATAGGCCAGCAGGTTGGGCAGTCCACTGGGAGAATATACCGAGCAATTGGCTACTTAGATTCTGTTGCtcttgaagaatccgagtctgcACCTGGCCCATTTCTTCTCGGTGCTGATTTAGCATGTCGTCGATCCTCTTCTTCCATTCTAGCCTCTTACAATTCATTCTCTCCTCCCGTTCCATCTCATGAATCaactcttcctctcttcttttccTTTCCTTCTCTTCATTTTCCTTCTCTATAGCTTCCCACTCAGACATCCTCTGCCTTCTCATGTTTTCCCTCTCTTTCTCCCTCTCCTCCCTCTCCTTTTCCCTTTCCTCAAATCTCTTCTCCCACTCACCTCGCAAATTTTCCCTCCTCTGTCTCTCGTGTTCTCTATCCACTTCGCGATGCTCAAATCGAACCTCCATTTCCCTCAAATGTCCCAACTGGTTAGCAAAAATCCTCCACATCTTCTTCTCCATCCTCTTCGCCACCTTCCTTTTCTTCTTCAAACTCGACCCTGTCACTTCACCTTCCTCATACACATAACCATTCTCCGCATCCTCTCTCGTCCGTCCATTCCCATTAAAATTCACCTCCCCTTCTTCCGCATCATACGCAAACCCTAATCCCATCACTTCATTATCAACTCCATCCATAGCAGCCGcaaaatcaccatctccatcCCCCGAGTGACCCATCTGCCCAAACTCAACCATATCCATTCCTTCATCCCCACCAGCAAGAAACCCATTTCCATGATCACGACCACCATTAGCTAACCCCATCAACTCACCATTCCCACCATGAACAtgatcaccaccaccaccaccaccaacaaGCGCAACATCTCCAAAAACTTCCTTATACCTAAGAAAATTAGACCAATGAGTAACCCCCTCCATCCAATCAAACTCACTCCCATCACAATCCCCTCCCGAAAACTCCGGTTTCTTAATCTTCTGCTTCACCAGCAGATACTGATGCCTCATATTCTGCACCTTAGTAGAAACATCTTTCCAACTCCATTGCCAAGGATACACACCAGGATCACAAAGATGATGCACCGAATTCACATAACAAGCTATAGGTTTAAACTTCTTCTCGCGAGTTCTCATCTTCGAAAGCGAACCATCGGACACCATCTCGCCATACTTAtcgattagggttttctcctctGCTTCGGTCCATTTCTTCCTTCTCGGAGGAATCATTggcaacaaaaccctagttcctgAAGCACCAAAACCTGTTTCGATAACGATTCAGATTGCATCGAGAACAAAAGATCGTGAAATTCGGTTGAATTTTGTTTCTGAATCCTGAATTTTACCTAGCGATTGATGAATTGATCGATTCCTTCCGAAAATTGGAAAATTGAAGATGGCGTTGGATTACCTTGACGAAGCTTGAGTGATTTTCGAGTGTTGATTATGTGACGAAAACTATTGCAAATTTGCAAAGCTTAGATCGAAAATTTTCcaaccttttttatttttcattttagaaCAAGGAACTAGTAAAATACCCGTTTAGTTAATTTACTTAAAGTCACCTTTATTTTACATTATCTACCACATCTGTTATACGAGAATATCTCATTATACTCCTTGTTACTCTAGGGCTTAGGTATATTggaaattttcaattttattagatTCATattcgaaaatatttttttttacaaaatttgaatttttacagagatacatctacgaaaaatattttgaattagtGTATTTTGAAAGAAATTGCAGATTATTTTAGTTCAGGGaatcttccgtaggtacatctacggaacaactTAGCACCAGAATTTTccatagatgtatctacggaagtatCTGATATGTTTGAACCAGCATCATCACTCCCCCATTGTTACTTTTTTCTTC contains:
- the LOC131603432 gene encoding chalcone synthase 1, whose product is MVSVDEIRKAQRAQGPATVLAIGTANPPNCVDQSTYPDYYFRVTNSEDKTELKQKFRRMCEKSMIKKRYMYLTEEILKENPNVCAYMAPSLDARQDMVVVEVPKLGKEAATKAIKEWGQPKSKITHLIFCTTSGVDMPGADYQLTKLLGLRPSVKRYMMYQQGCFAGGTVLRLAKDLAENNKGARVLVVCSEITAVTFRGPNETHLDSLVGQALFGDGAAAVIVGSDPLPDVERPLFELVWTAQTILPDSEGAIDGHLREVGLTFHLLKDVPGLISKNIEKALVEAFKPLGISDYNSIFWIAHPGGPAILDQVEDKLGLKPEKLEATRHVLSEYGNMSSACVLFILDEMRKKSKENGLDTTGEGLEWGVLFGFGPGLTVETVVLRSVAL
- the LOC131603430 gene encoding uncharacterized protein LOC131603430, which gives rise to MIPPRRKKWTEAEEKTLIDKYGEMVSDGSLSKMRTREKKFKPIACYVNSVHHLCDPGVYPWQWSWKDVSTKVQNMRHQYLLVKQKIKKPEFSGGDCDGSEFDWMEGVTHWSNFLRYKEVFGDVALVGGGGGGDHVHGGNGELMGLANGGRDHGNGFLAGGDEGMDMVEFGQMGHSGDGDGDFAAAMDGVDNEVMGLGFAYDAEEGEVNFNGNGRTREDAENGYVYEEGEVTGSSLKKKRKVAKRMEKKMWRIFANQLGHLREMEVRFEHREVDREHERQRRENLRGEWEKRFEEREKEREEREKERENMRRQRMSEWEAIEKENEEKERKRREEELIHEMEREERMNCKRLEWKKRIDDMLNQHREEMGQVQTRILQEQQNLSSQLLGIFSQWTAQPAGLSDHTSASNHYLSQMMQNLHHVNGIVHEDTRVEGDNQEDQFIVDG